The Myxococcota bacterium DNA window CTGCGCCGCGAGGCGTGCGACGTCGCGGGCCCGTGTGGAGACGACGCCTCCGCGATCGGCTGCGCGCTGGCCGCGCACGTGGCGAAGAGCTTCTCGTACGCGCCCGGCTCGACCCACGTCGGCATCGACGTGAACGAGCTGCAGCGCTCGCGCCGCGGGGTGTGCCAGGACTTCGCGCACTTCCTGATCGCGCTGTGCCGCGCGGTGCGGCTCCCCGCGCGCTATGTCTCCGGCTACCTGTTCGCGGCGCGCGGCGACCAGAGCGCGGAGCCGCAGCGCGGCGAGGTGGTGGTGCAGACGCACTCGTGGGTCGAGGTCGCCCTGCCCGGCGTCGGCTGGTGGCCGCTCGACCCGACCAACCGCCTCGCCGTCGGCGCGCGTCACGTGAAGATCGGCCACGGCCGCGACTACGACGACGTGCTGCCGCTGCGCGGCCTGTACCACGGCCCGTTCCAGCACGAGCTCGAGGTGCAGGTGAAGATGACCCGGCTCGCGACGGGCGAAGCCTGGGGCGTGCAGGCGCAGGGCGCGCGGGGCCAGACCCAGACTCAGCTCCAACGCTAGGCCGAGTGAGGGCCGTCCCGAGCGAGGAAGCAAGCGGCAAAGCCGCTCGCAGCGAGCCGCACGCGAGCGAAGTCAGTCGGGCTAGGGCTTCTTGGGAAAGTCCAGCTCCGCCAGCTTCGCGGCGATGTCCGGCCCCGCCGTCGCCGTGTTCACCTTCTGGTCGACGAAGCGGACCACGCCGTCCTTGTCGACGTAGAAGGTCCAGCGCTTGGCGTACATGCCGCCGAGGTTCGAGACGCCGAAGGCCGACGCGACGTCGCCCTTGGTGTCCGACAAGAGCACCAGGTTCGCCTTCAGCGACTTCGCGAAGTCCGCGTTCTTCTCCGGCGCGTCGAAGCTGACCATGAACACGTCGGCATCGAACTTTGCGAGCTCGGCCTGCGCGTCGCGCAGCGACTCGAGCTCCGTCGTGCAGCCGCCGGTGAACGCCTTCGGGAACCAGGCCAGCACGTAGCCGCGCTTCCCCGCGAGCGACGCGGAGGTGTAGGTCTTGCCGTCGGAGCCCTGCAGGGTCCAGTCCGGCGCGGCAGAATCCGCGGCGAGAGCCGCGAGCAGAAGGGCGAGAGCGAGCGTCTTCAGCATCCGTTCATGGTAGCGGACCGGGGCGCCCTTCGGCCCGGGCGCTAGCTTCCGCCGCGTGCGGATCGTGCGCTTCACGCTCAGGGCGCTCGGCGTCCTGCTCGCCGCGCTCGCGCTCGCGCTCGTGCTCTGGGCACTGCTGCCCGCAGCGACCGCGCCGATCGAAGGGCCGAACGCGATTGCCGCTCTGGAGCGCATCTCGCTGGGCGGCGTCGCGCAGACGATCCTGCTCCGCGGTCGCGACCGCACGAAGCCGGTGCTGCTCTATCTGCACGGCGGACCGGGGTTCGCGCAGCTGCCGCTCGCTCCTGGCTACTCGGATCAGCTCGAGCGCCACTTCGTGGTGGTGCACTGGGATCAGCGCGGCGCCGGCGCTTCCTGCGCCGGCACCGACTTCGCGAGCTTGACCCGCGAGCAGATCGTCGCCGACGCGATCGAGCTCTCGGAGCGGCTCGCGCAGCGCTTCGGCGGCGGCAGGATCTTCCTGCTCGGTCACTCCTGGGGCAGCGTCGTCGGGGCACTCGCCGTGCAACGGCGCCCCGACTTGTTCCTGGCCTACGTGGGCCTCGGCCAGGTCGTGAGCGGTCTCCGGAACGAGCAGCTCTCGTACCAGTTCGTGGTGGACGAGGCGAAACGGCGCGGCGACGCCGCTGCGCTCGCCGAGCTCGCGACGATCCACCCGCCCTACCCGACCGGCCGAGAGCTGGCAGTGCAGCGCCAATGGCTCGGCAGATATGGCGGCAGCATCTACGCCGCAAAACGCGCGAGCGAGGCGCTGCCCGCGGCGCTCTTCGGCCGCGAGTACACGCTCGGGACGCGCCTCCGCTTCTTCTCCTGCCTGCGCAGCTCGCTCGATCGGCTGTTTGCCGGGCTGGACGACTTCGACGCGCTCGCGCA harbors:
- a CDS encoding peroxiredoxin family protein, which codes for MLKTLALALLLAALAADSAAPDWTLQGSDGKTYTSASLAGKRGYVLAWFPKAFTGGCTTELESLRDAQAELAKFDADVFMVSFDAPEKNADFAKSLKANLVLLSDTKGDVASAFGVSNLGGMYAKRWTFYVDKDGVVRFVDQKVNTATAGPDIAAKLAELDFPKKP
- a CDS encoding alpha/beta hydrolase translates to MRIVRFTLRALGVLLAALALALVLWALLPAATAPIEGPNAIAALERISLGGVAQTILLRGRDRTKPVLLYLHGGPGFAQLPLAPGYSDQLERHFVVVHWDQRGAGASCAGTDFASLTREQIVADAIELSERLAQRFGGGRIFLLGHSWGSVVGALAVQRRPDLFLAYVGLGQVVSGLRNEQLSYQFVVDEAKRRGDAAALAELATIHPPYPTGRELAVQRQWLGRYGGSIYAAKRASEALPAALFGREYTLGTRLRFFSCLRSSLDRLFAGLDDFDALAQIRRLEVPVFLFSGRHDWNTPYPLVEEWAATLEAPHVEIVWFDEAGHFVPIEAPEAFQRALIEKLTPLAPR
- a CDS encoding transglutaminase family protein produces the protein MELFEIRYRTLFRYPQAVWDSHNVLRASPCSDDRQILLSYKLSIAPAARVVSYSDYFGTRVDLFGVARPHRELEVLAEMRVAMHGEARAEPPDSKHSLREPRFAEVHHEYLVPSAHTDFAEGLRREACDVAGPCGDDASAIGCALAAHVAKSFSYAPGSTHVGIDVNELQRSRRGVCQDFAHFLIALCRAVRLPARYVSGYLFAARGDQSAEPQRGEVVVQTHSWVEVALPGVGWWPLDPTNRLAVGARHVKIGHGRDYDDVLPLRGLYHGPFQHELEVQVKMTRLATGEAWGVQAQGARGQTQTQLQR